The Spirochaeta isovalerica DNA window CTTCAGGAACTCCTCGAAATCCGCGATGCCCGGTATCAGGCTCTCCAGTCCCAGGTTCAGCCCCATTTTCTTTACAATATTCTTGGGGTCATACTCGGTTTAAACCGGACGGGAGAGCAGGAAAAGATAACAGAGACTGTTACGGCATTAAAAAATATGCTCCGTTACATTCAGTCCCAGAACAACTGGACTTCCCTGGAAGAGGAGTGCCAGTTTATCGAGCAGTACTGTCTCCTTCAGAAAATCCGTTTCGGTGATCGCTTCAATTACAAAATTTCCATCGATGATATTTCCCGGCACATTCAGATACCCCGCCTTCTGCTCCAGCCCTTAGTGGAGAATTCCGTTATTCACGGGATTGAGCCTATGGAAAAAGATGGCAGCCTGGAACTGATTTGCGAAGGAATCCGTTTCCATGGAGAATACAGCTCCAGTCTGACAATTAAAGATAACGGCATGGGATTTGATACTTCGGAAATGGATAAAAAATCGAATGTCGGATTAATGAACGTCCAGCAGAGATTGAAAATAGCCTTTCCCGAATCTGTTTTCCAGATGGAAAGCACTATCGGAGAAGGCACCACGGTAAGGATATCCCTATGAAGATACTCATAGCCGATGATGAGATATATGTGCGGGTTGAATTGAGGTCTCTACTTGAAGACCTGGTCCCCAGCGCCGAAATAATCGAAGCAGGAAACGGGACGGAACTGGACAATGCCCTGCAGGAGGATTATTTCAATCTTGTATTTCTGGATATCCGTATGCCGGGAGCCTCGGGTCTCGAGGTCCTGGAAAAAAACTTTAAAAGGCATCAGAACACGGTGTTTATAATTGTTTCCGGTTATTCGGACTTTGAATATGCCCGGAAAGCCTTGCGTCTCGATGTTACGGAATATATGCTGAAGCCTGTTGACCGGAAAGAGCTGTCTGAAGTTCTGGGTAGAGTCATTCCTCTGGTTGAACTCCATCGCTCAGAAGAGAAAGATATATCTTCAAGGCTCATTCGGGATGCTGAAACCATCATCTACAAGCGCTACAAAGAAGTGATCGGCGTCGCCCAGATTGCCGACGAGCTGCATGTGTCACCCAACTATCTCAGCTCCCAGTTTAAAAAACAGAAGGGAATGACCCTTACGAGTTACATTACCGATCTTCGTCTGAAAACAGCCTCGGAGATGCTTAAGCTTCCGGGGGCCAATATAAAAAACATTTCCGAATCCCTGGGATACCAGAGCAGCCGCCATTTTGCAAGGCTTTTCAAAGAGAAGTTCGGATGTACACCTTCGGAGTATTCGGAAATGAGCCGAGTGTAGAATTTTGCACCTTTCCGTAGATTCCCGTCCTATCCCGTTTCAAAATAGCGGTGGTAGAATTCACTTATCAAAACAAAAAAGGAAGTGTCAGATGAAGAAAATTTTAACACTGGTTTTAGCTCTTTCTCTTACTGCCGGATTGATGGCAAGCGGTCAGCAGTCTGAACCGAAAGGCGATCAGCCTTTGAAAATCGTTCTTTTGGTAAAAAGTCTCGGTAACGGATTCTTTGAAGCTGTTGCCGATGGCGGTAAAGAAGCGGCAGCTGAACTCGGAAATGTAGAATCCATCTACCAGGGTCCAAGTACAGCAACGGCAGAAGGTCAGATCGATATAATCGAATCTCTTATCGCTCAGAAAGTAGACGGAATCGCAATTTCCGCTAACGACAGAGACGCCCTAATCCCCGTAACCAAAAAAGCTATGGCCGCTGGAATCAAAGTCATATCTTTCGACTCGGGTATCGCTCCTGCCGGTAGAATTGTGGACCTCATCCCCTCTGATGCCGAACTGATCGGACGCCAGCAGGTTCAGCTTATCGCCGAACTGACAGGATACAAAGGACAGATCGGTATTCTTTCCGCGACATCCCAGGCGACAAACCAGAACCTCTGGATCGAGTGGATGTTCGAAGAAATCAAAGATCCCAAATATAAAGATATGGAAATCGTAGAAGTTGTTTACGGCGATGACGCGGCAGACAAGAGCTATCGCGAAGCAGTGGGCCTTATGCAGAAGTATCCCGGATTGGCCGGAATTATTTCACCCACGACTGTTGGTGTTCTCGCGGCTTCCAAAGCGATCGAAGACGAAGGCATGAAAGGCAAAGTACAGATTACCGGTCTCGGACTCCCCTCTGAAATGCAGCACTACGTGGAAAACGGAACCTGCGGACAGATGGCTCTCTGGAACCCTGTTGACCTCGGATATACCTCCACGATGATCCTCGAAGCCCTGATTACAGGAAAAGTTGACGGTAACGTAGGAGACAAAATCTCTGTAGGCAGAATGGGAACAGTTACGGTCGGCAAAGACGGCGTATCCATTATGGGCACACCTTTCGTATTCAACAAAGACAACATAGCCACTTACGCGGCAATGTTCTAAGAGCTCCTTAATTTTCAAGCATAATTTAATGTACGGGATGTCCGGTTTCATAACCGGGCGATCCCTGTTTTTACTCTTTATATATTGCGTCATCAGGTGGAGAATATCCTGAAGGGGGAAGATTTTGTCAGAGAATATATTGGAATTGAGAGGAATAACCAAATACTTTCCGGGGATCAAGGCGCTTGATGGTATCGATCTGAATATTCGGGAAGGAGAAGTTCACGCCCTGATCGGAGAAAACGGTGCGGGGAAATCGACACTGGTTAAGATCCTGACCGGCGTTTACACTCCCACTGCGGGCAAACTGATCTACGATGGTCAGGACGTGTCCTTCCGCAACGCCCTGGAAGCCCAGGAAATGGGCATTACGGCCATCCATCAGGAAGCCTCCATGTTTCCTGAATTATCGGTGGCGGAAAACATTTTCATGGGGCATCACATTAAAGAAAAAGGGGCTCTCAACTGGAAGGCCATGAGGCATCAGACCCTTGAGCTGATGAAAAAGATGGAAATAGACATCAATCCCGATACCCCTGTAAAAAGTCTGGGAGTGGCCCAGCGGCATATGGTGGAAATAGCCAAAGCTCTGTCCATCGATGCCAAAGTCGTGATTATGGACGAGCCGACTTCGGCGCTGACCCTGCGGGAAGTGGAAGAGCTGTACACCATAGTCAGACAGCTTAAAAAAGAAAATAAAGCTATCATCTTCATCTCCCATAAATTCGAGGAGATTCAGGAAATCTGTGACAGCTTCACAGTTCTGAGAGATGGAAAATATATCGGAGAAGGAAAGGTCGCCGATACGAGCATCGACGAAATCGTTACCATGATGGTCGGACGAAGCCTTGATCAGATGTTCCCCAAGAAGGAAGCACATATTGGAGAGACCGTACTGAAAGTTGACAATCTGACCCGCTACGGAAGCTTCCGGGACATTTCCTTCGAGCTGAAAAAGGGCGAGATCCTGGGTTTTTTCGGCCTGGTCGGCGCGGGAAGAACCGAAGTTATGCGCACAATTTTCGGAATAGATAAAAAGGACGAGGGAACCGTGCTTCTTAAGGGAAAGGAGCTGAAAATTCACTCCCCGGCTCAGGCCATGAGAAAAGGTCTGGCCTATGTCCCCGAAGACAGACAGACCCAGGGCGTGATTCTGGAACAGAGTCTGACCCGCAATATTACACTGCCCATTATCGATAAAATCAGCAAACTGGGAAAAGTGAGCCGCAAGAAAGAGAAGCAGGCGACGGGAACCTACGGACGGATGATGGAAATCAAGGCTGCGGGATGGCACGTCAACGCCGATACGCTTTCGGGAGGGAACCAGCAGAAAGTGGTTCTGGCCAAATGGCTGGCCACGGAACCGGAGATACTCATTCTCGACGAGCCGACGAAAGGGATCGATGTGGCGACCAAAGCGGCGGTCCACGAATTCGTCTCCGAAATGGCCGGAAAGGGACTGGCGGTTATCATGGTGTCCTCCGAGCTGCCGGAGATCCTGGGGATGAGCGACCGCATTATTATCATGCACGAAGGGGAAAAAACCGGAGAATTGTCCCGGGCGGAAGCCACTTCGGATAAAGTTATCAAAGCCGCCACAGGACACAGGGAGGAAGTACGCTCATGAACGCGTTAAAAGAGATGTTGAAGAAAAGGGAAGCGACTCTGATCCTTCTTATCGTAGTTCTGGCCGTTGCCGTCAGCACCAGGGCTCCGGGTTTTTTGAAAGGCGATAATATTTCCCGCATCGTCAACGATACGTCGATTCTGATCATGGTTGGCATCGGTCAGTTTTTTGTCATTCTGACGGGAGGAATCGATCTGTCGGTCGGTTCGGTAATAGCTTTTTCGGGAATGGCGGCCGCCATGATGAACCAGAGTTCGCCGGGAACACCGGTCATATTAATTTTGCTGGCGGGAATGGCCATAGGCCTTCTTCTCGGTTTGTTTAACGGTGTCATCGTGGCTTACGGCAAAGTGCCGCCTATAATCGCCACTCTGGGTACCATGAGTATTTTCAGAGGTTTTACTTTTGTTCTCAGCAAAGGCCAGTGGGTCACCGCCCACGAAATGTCTGAGTCCTACATGAGCATACCTCACGGTCATTTTCTGGGATTGAGCAATCTCATCTGGTCGGCAGTTCTAGTCAGCGTCCTCCTCTTCTTTTTCAGCCGGTATACGCGTAGCGGAAGGGAGATATATGCGATCGGGGGAAATAAGACCGCTGCGAAGTTTGTCGGTGTCAGCGAAAAGAAAGTGAATCTTATCATCTTTTCCATGAGCGGACTCCTTTCCGGGCTGGCAGGAGTCATGTGGACGGCCCGATATGCGGCGGCTGTTAACGAAACGGCCACCGGTTTCGAACTGATGACCGTGGCAGCCTGCGTTCTCGGAGGAGTGAATATAGCCGGAGGAGCCGGTGCGGTACCGGGAGTGATTCTGGGAGCCCTGTTCCTCGGAATCATAAACAACGCCCTTCCGGTCGTCAACTTTTCACCCTTTTACCAGATGTTCATACAGGGCTTTATCGTTCTGGCCGCCATGTTTATCAACACAATAATGGATAAGCGGAGCGAGAAAAAAATGCTGAAGAGGAGAGCCTGAGATATGGAAATTGATAAAACTCTAGCCAGTTCTGATCGACTGGTGGACGAAAATAAAAGGTTGATTTCGAAAATCGGAAGTCTGCTGGCCCGTTGGGAAGGAATTCTCGTACTAATTATCATTGGTATGGTTATCGTATTTTCCAATATTACGCCCTACTTTCTCGATTATTTTAATCTTATGAACGCCACGTTCACTTTTATGGAAAAAGCGGTTCTCGCCCTGCCGATTATATTTATCATTCTCAGCGGTGATATCGATATTTCCGGAGCGGCCATTATCGCTCTATCGTCGTTTTCCATGGGATTTGCCTCTTCCCATGGCGCCGGAACCGCACAGGTCGTGATAACAGGATTGGCTGTCGGGGCTCTCGCGGGAGCGTTCAATGCCGTTTTCATCATAAACTTCGGTATTCCCGCCATTGCTGTGACCCTGGCGACGCAGTCCTTTTTCAGAGGAATTTCCCAGGCGATACTGGAAGACCAGGCTTACACTCACTATCCCGAATCATTCAGCTATTTCGGTCAGGGTTATATTCCGGGAACGATTATCCCCTTCGAATTGATATTCTTTCTCGTTCTGGCAGGCATCTTCGCTTATGTCCTCCACTTCACCTCTTACGGGCGCAAGCTTTATGCTATCGGCAACAGCGCTACGGCTGCCCGGTTTTCCGGTGTGCCAGTAAACCGTATCCGCTTTACCAATTTTGTTCTTCACGGCCTTTTTGCCGGTATCGTCGCGGTTCTTCTCACATCCCGTATCGGCAGCACCAGGCCGAACATTGCCAACGGTTGGGAACTGGAAGCCATAACTCTGGTCGTTCTCGGCGGCGTTTCCATTACGGGAGGAAAGGGAAGCATTGTCGGTGTTATCCTCTCCATCTTCCTGATCGGCTACCTGAAGTTCGGAATGGGTCTGATCAATCTTTCGGCCAAAGTCATGATTATAACAACGGGATTCCTGCTGATTACAGCTGTTCTGATTCCTGTTATCATAGATGCGGTCGGCAGGAGAAACAAGCTGAAAATGCAGCGGAGAAGAGGATGAACGTATGGAGCGAATCGCTTTTAAGATGAAACTGAAACCGGGCTTTGAAGAGGAGTACCGCAAGCGCCATGACGCCATCTGGCCCGAGCTTATTGATCTTCTCAAAGAGCAGGGCATTGAGGATTACTCCATATTCTGGGATCAGGAGACCAACTATCTGTTCGGGGTCCAGAAAGTTTCAGAAGGTGAAGGAAGCCAGGATCTGGGGAGTAATCCCGTTGTGCAGAAATGGTGGGAATACATGGCGGATATTATGGAGGTAAACGGAGATAATTCACCGGTTACCATTCCATTAAAGGAAGTTTTTTACCTGAAGTAGGAGATTCCGGGAAAAAGAGAGGAGCGGAAAATATCACGGGCATGGATATTTCTTCTCCTCTTTTTTTTTCCCCTTTATATAAAATGTATTACAATTGAGTCAAATGCTGAAAAATGTCTTGCTTATCACTGCACTTGTTTCCGCTTTATTCTCCCTGAACAGTGAACCTCTTACCATCTCAACAATTGAAGGGTCGCCCGTTTCCGATATCTGTTCAATGATAATCAGGGATATTTACGAAAAAGCCGGGTTGGAAATCACTATCGTACCCATGCCTGCCGTACGGGCCACGTCCGAGTCGACGGCGGGGAAGATAGATGGGGAGACACATAGAATTGAGGCATATGGAGATAAACATGAAGAGCTTCTGATCGTCCCCTTCTCCTATTACAGCATTGATACGAATCTTTTTACCCAGCAAAACAACCCCGCGGCAGGAAAAAGCCTGAGCGAACTTTCCGATTACAAATTCGTTATTCTCAAAGGCGTCAGTCAATCACAGGAACTGACCAGAGGATTTCCCCGCGTTCAGGAGTTCGAAGACTCTGAAACGATGATCCGTTTTCTGATGATAAAACGGGCGGACTTTGCCATACTGAGCCGCCTCCATGGTATGGAGGTTCTGAAAAAGTTGAGGGCTGACGACATCATTCCTCTGGAACCGCCTGTTGATGAAACACGACTCTATCATTATGTCCATAAAAAGCACGGAGATCTCGTTCCCCTGCTGATGAAGACCATGAAGGAAATGGAACAATCGGGAGAACTGGCGGAAATTATCCGGCGGGCAGAAGAAGAAGTAACGGGAACCGACTGGTAGGAACCGGCGTTCTTTTTGTCAACGTCGGAGACAGATCCCACGGTTACCGACATTTCGATAATCTGGAGGGAATCGACCTTCCCCCTATGGATTATCAATTGAGAAAGAGGATGTCTCATTTTTCTTGACACCGCCCTGCCGGAGTTTTATAGTAAATTTATGGATACATTAGTTATAAAAGACTACTACGAAAAAGCAGGTCATTCAAAAGAGGATGGAATTAAAGCTGTTTCTGTCGTCGATTCTTTCCAGAACCGGTCGTCGGGAGAGATCG harbors:
- a CDS encoding response regulator transcription factor; its protein translation is MKILIADDEIYVRVELRSLLEDLVPSAEIIEAGNGTELDNALQEDYFNLVFLDIRMPGASGLEVLEKNFKRHQNTVFIIVSGYSDFEYARKALRLDVTEYMLKPVDRKELSEVLGRVIPLVELHRSEEKDISSRLIRDAETIIYKRYKEVIGVAQIADELHVSPNYLSSQFKKQKGMTLTSYITDLRLKTASEMLKLPGANIKNISESLGYQSSRHFARLFKEKFGCTPSEYSEMSRV
- the rhaS gene encoding rhamnose ABC transporter substrate-binding protein, encoding MKKILTLVLALSLTAGLMASGQQSEPKGDQPLKIVLLVKSLGNGFFEAVADGGKEAAAELGNVESIYQGPSTATAEGQIDIIESLIAQKVDGIAISANDRDALIPVTKKAMAAGIKVISFDSGIAPAGRIVDLIPSDAELIGRQQVQLIAELTGYKGQIGILSATSQATNQNLWIEWMFEEIKDPKYKDMEIVEVVYGDDAADKSYREAVGLMQKYPGLAGIISPTTVGVLAASKAIEDEGMKGKVQITGLGLPSEMQHYVENGTCGQMALWNPVDLGYTSTMILEALITGKVDGNVGDKISVGRMGTVTVGKDGVSIMGTPFVFNKDNIATYAAMF
- a CDS encoding sugar ABC transporter ATP-binding protein; the encoded protein is MSENILELRGITKYFPGIKALDGIDLNIREGEVHALIGENGAGKSTLVKILTGVYTPTAGKLIYDGQDVSFRNALEAQEMGITAIHQEASMFPELSVAENIFMGHHIKEKGALNWKAMRHQTLELMKKMEIDINPDTPVKSLGVAQRHMVEIAKALSIDAKVVIMDEPTSALTLREVEELYTIVRQLKKENKAIIFISHKFEEIQEICDSFTVLRDGKYIGEGKVADTSIDEIVTMMVGRSLDQMFPKKEAHIGETVLKVDNLTRYGSFRDISFELKKGEILGFFGLVGAGRTEVMRTIFGIDKKDEGTVLLKGKELKIHSPAQAMRKGLAYVPEDRQTQGVILEQSLTRNITLPIIDKISKLGKVSRKKEKQATGTYGRMMEIKAAGWHVNADTLSGGNQQKVVLAKWLATEPEILILDEPTKGIDVATKAAVHEFVSEMAGKGLAVIMVSSELPEILGMSDRIIIMHEGEKTGELSRAEATSDKVIKAATGHREEVRS
- a CDS encoding ABC transporter permease codes for the protein MNALKEMLKKREATLILLIVVLAVAVSTRAPGFLKGDNISRIVNDTSILIMVGIGQFFVILTGGIDLSVGSVIAFSGMAAAMMNQSSPGTPVILILLAGMAIGLLLGLFNGVIVAYGKVPPIIATLGTMSIFRGFTFVLSKGQWVTAHEMSESYMSIPHGHFLGLSNLIWSAVLVSVLLFFFSRYTRSGREIYAIGGNKTAAKFVGVSEKKVNLIIFSMSGLLSGLAGVMWTARYAAAVNETATGFELMTVAACVLGGVNIAGGAGAVPGVILGALFLGIINNALPVVNFSPFYQMFIQGFIVLAAMFINTIMDKRSEKKMLKRRA
- a CDS encoding ABC transporter permease; the encoded protein is MEIDKTLASSDRLVDENKRLISKIGSLLARWEGILVLIIIGMVIVFSNITPYFLDYFNLMNATFTFMEKAVLALPIIFIILSGDIDISGAAIIALSSFSMGFASSHGAGTAQVVITGLAVGALAGAFNAVFIINFGIPAIAVTLATQSFFRGISQAILEDQAYTHYPESFSYFGQGYIPGTIIPFELIFFLVLAGIFAYVLHFTSYGRKLYAIGNSATAARFSGVPVNRIRFTNFVLHGLFAGIVAVLLTSRIGSTRPNIANGWELEAITLVVLGGVSITGGKGSIVGVILSIFLIGYLKFGMGLINLSAKVMIITTGFLLITAVLIPVIIDAVGRRNKLKMQRRRG
- the rhaM gene encoding L-rhamnose mutarotase, with the protein product MERIAFKMKLKPGFEEEYRKRHDAIWPELIDLLKEQGIEDYSIFWDQETNYLFGVQKVSEGEGSQDLGSNPVVQKWWEYMADIMEVNGDNSPVTIPLKEVFYLK
- a CDS encoding substrate-binding periplasmic protein, with protein sequence MLKNVLLITALVSALFSLNSEPLTISTIEGSPVSDICSMIIRDIYEKAGLEITIVPMPAVRATSESTAGKIDGETHRIEAYGDKHEELLIVPFSYYSIDTNLFTQQNNPAAGKSLSELSDYKFVILKGVSQSQELTRGFPRVQEFEDSETMIRFLMIKRADFAILSRLHGMEVLKKLRADDIIPLEPPVDETRLYHYVHKKHGDLVPLLMKTMKEMEQSGELAEIIRRAEEEVTGTDW